In one window of Mesoplodon densirostris isolate mMesDen1 chromosome 4, mMesDen1 primary haplotype, whole genome shotgun sequence DNA:
- the CPLX3 gene encoding complexin-3, which translates to MAFMVKTMVGGQLKNLTGSLGGGEDKGDGDKSAAEAQGMSREEYEEYQKQLVEEKMERDAQFTQRKAERATLRSHFRDKYRLPKNETDESQIQMAGGDVELPRELAKMIEEDTEEEEERASVLGQLASLPGLDLGSLKDKAQTTLGDLKQSAEKCHIM; encoded by the exons ATGGCGTTCATGGTGAAGACCATGGTGGGCGGCCAGCTGAAGAACCTCACTGGGAGCCTGGGGGGCGGCGAGGACAAGGGGGACGGGGACAAGTCGGCCGCCGAAGCGCAGGGCATGAGCCGAGAGGAGTATGAGGAGTACCAGAAGCAACTGGTGGAAGAGAA GATGGAGCGGGACGCCCAGTTCACGCAGAGGAAGGCAGAGCGGGCCACGCTGCGAAGCCACTTCCGAGACAAATACCGGCTGCCCAAG aACGAGACAGATGAGAGCCAGATCCAGATGGCAGGTGGAGACGTGGAGCTGCCCCGGGAGCTGGCCAAGATGATTGAGGAggacacagaggaggaggaggaaagggcctCGGTCCTTGGGCAGCTGGCCAGTCTCCCTGGCTTGGACCTTGGCTCACTTAAGGACAAGGCCCAGACCACACTGGGGGACCTCAAGCAATCAGCTGAGAAGTGCCACATCATGTGA
- the LMAN1L gene encoding LOW QUALITY PROTEIN: protein ERGIC-53-like (The sequence of the model RefSeq protein was modified relative to this genomic sequence to represent the inferred CDS: inserted 2 bases in 1 codon; substituted 2 bases at 2 genomic stop codons) produces MWNRNGAMWSRTPVLFSAWEVETQMRVTGPGRRGAQGMAVWYTRGRGQVGSVLGALDSGDGIGILFDSSAENTQNSPAIRVLASDGHTPYKALGDGASRVLGFCHQDFRNRPYPFRARITYWGQRLRVSLNSDLTPSNTDEICVDVGSLLLALGGFFGVSAATSTLADDHDVLSFLTFSLREPGAEPPPQPFLETEQLCLARXLEGLXLGTKEDMTPKPNCEVQEKGERSFDLEETLHRHSQILQALXGLSKHLAQAERPWKKQLVSPGQARPEGAWAQDSPCQVLPTPERSGQLSRSLDSAKVSALLRGQRTLLRDLQEMRDAAAHMASRAQVFYLPVGTKHHFLELAQILSRLQKDLQGPVKAAAKDSCPPGRPPGVSSCLQPGIFLFFLLIQTAGFFCYVHFRWELDKNLQDYLSTGSLPLSTAPQVPRILGALRRQPLSPSIHE; encoded by the exons ATGTGGAACCGGAATGGCGCCATGTGGAGCAGGACCCCTGTCCTCTTCTCTGCCTGGGAGGTGGAAACGCAGATGAGGGTGACTGGGCCAGGGCGCCGGGGAGCCCAGGGCATG GCCGTGTGGTACACCCGGGGCAGGGGCCAAGTAGGCTCTGTCCTGGGGGCGCTGGACTCTGGGGACGGCATTGGGATCCTCTTCGATTCCTCGGCTGAGAATACCCAG AACAGCCCTGCCATCCGTGTGCTGGCCAGCGACGGGCACACCCCCTACAAGGCGCTTGG GGATGGAGCCAGCCGGGTGCTGGGCTTCTGCCACCAGGACTTCCGGAACCGGCCTTACCCCTTCAGAGCACGGATCACCTACTGGGGGCAGAGGCTGCGT GTGTCCTTGAACAGTGACCTCACTCCCAGCAACACGGATGAGATCTGTGTCGATGTGGGGTCCCTGCTTTTGGCCCTTGGAGGTTTCTTTGGGGTCTCGGCAGCCACCAGCACCCTGGCAG ATGACCATGATGTCCTGTCCTTCCTGACCTTCAGTCTGCGTGAGCCGGGTGCAGAG CCTCCCCCGCAGCCCTTCCTGGAGACAGAGCAGCTCTGCCTGGCAAGGTAGCTGGAAGGGCT CCTGGGCACCAAGGAGGACATGACTCCAAAGCCGAACTGTGAAGTCCAGGAAAAGG GGGAAAGAAGCTTTGACCTGGAGGAGACACTGCACAGACACAGCCAGATCCTGCAGGCTCTCTAGGGTCTCTCCAAGCACTTGGCACAGGCTGAGAGGCCATGGAAGAAGCAGCTGGTGtccccaggccaggccaggccggaGGGAGCCTGG GCCCAGGACTCCCCCTGCCAGGTTCTACCCACCCCTGAGAGAAGTGGCCAACTCTCCAGGTCACTC GACTCAGCTAAGGTCAGTGCCCTACTCCGCGGACAGCGGACTCTGCTCCGAGACCTGCAAGAGATGAG GGATGCAGCTGCTCACATGGCCTCAAGAGCCCAGGTCTTCTATCTGCCTGTGGGCACCAAGCATCATTTCTTAGAGCTGGCCCAGATCCTGAGCCGTCTGCAGAAGGACCTGCAGGGTCCAGTG AAAGCGGCAGCCAAGGACTCCTGCCCACCTGGTCGGCCCCCAGGGGTTTCCTCGTGCCTGCAGCCTGGCATCTTCCTGTTCTTCCTCCTCATCCAGACTGCAGGCTTCTTCTGCTATGTACACTTCAGGTGG GAGCTGGACAAGAACCTTCAGGACTATTTGTCCACAGGCAGCCTTCCTTTGAGTACTGCACCACAAGTCCCTAGGATCCTGGGGGCTCTGAGGAGgcagcccctctcccccagcaTACATGAGTGA
- the CSK gene encoding tyrosine-protein kinase CSK — MSAIQAAWPSGTECIAKYNFHGTAEQDLPFCKGDVLTIVAVTKDPNWYKAKNKVGREGIIPANYVQKREGVKAGTKLSLMPWFHGKITREQAERLLCPPETGLFLVRESTNYPGDYTLCVSCDGKVEHYRIIYHASKLSIDEEVYFENLMQLVEHYTSDADGLCTRLIKPKVMEGTVAAQDEFFRSGWALNIKDLKLLQTIGKGEFGDVMLGDYRGNKVAVKCIKNDATAQAFLAEASVMTQLRHSNLVQLLGVIVEEKGGLYIVTEYMAKGSLVDYLRSRGRSVLGGDCLLKFSLDVCEAMEYLEGNNFVHRDLAARNVLVSEDNVAKVSDFGLTKEASSTQDTGKLPVKWTAPEALREKKFSTKSDVWSFGILLWEIYSFGRVPYPRIPLKDVVPRVEKGYKMDAPDGCPPAVYEVMKNCWHLDAAMRPSFLQLREQLEHIKTHELHL; from the exons ATGTCGGCAATTCAG GCTGCCTGGCCATCCGGTACAGAATGTATTGCCAAGTACAACTTTCACGGCACTGCTGAGCAGGACCTTCCCTTCTGCAAAGGAGACGTGCTCACCATTGTGGCTGTCACCAAG GACCCCAACTGGTACAAAGCCAAGAACAAGGTGGGCCGTGAGGGCATCATCCCAGCCAACTACGTCCAGAAGCGGGAGGGCGTGAAGGCAGGCACCAAGCTCAGCCTCATGCC CTGGTTCCATGGCAAGATCACGCGGGAGCAGGCAGAGCGGCTCCTGTGCCCACCAGAGACAGGCCTGTTCCTGGTGCGGGAGAGCACCAACTACCCCGGGGACTACACTCTGTGCGTGAGCTGCGACGGCAAGGTGGAGCACTACCGCATCATATACCACGCCAGCAAGCTCAGCATCGACGAGGAGGTGTACTTCGAGAACCTCATGCAGCTGGTGGAG CACTACACCTCAGATGCAGATGGGCTCTGTACCCGCCTCATCaagccaaaggtcatggagggcACCGTGGCGGCCCAGGATGAGTTCTTCCGCA GCGGCTGGGCGCTGAACATTAAGGACCTGAAGCTGCTGCAGACCATTGGGAAGGGGGAGTTTGGAG ACGTGATGCTAGGCGACTACCGAGGGAACAAAGTCGCCGTCAAGTGCATTAAGAACGACGCCACTGCCCAGGCCTTCCTGGCTGAAGCCTCGGTCATGAC GCAACTTCGGCATAGCAACCTGGTACAGCTTCTGGGCGTGATCGTAGAGGAGAAAGGTGGGCTCTACATCGTCACCGAGTACATGGCCAAG GGGAGTCTGGTGGACTACCTGCGGTCTCGGGGTCGGTCGGTGCTGGGCGGAGACTGTCTCCTCAAGTTCTCACT AGATGTCTGCGAGGCCATGGAATACCTGGAGGGCAACAACTTCGTGCACCGGGACCTGGCAGCCCGCAACGTGCTGGTGTCTGAGGACAACGTGGCCAAGGTCAGCGACTTCGGCCTCACCAAGGAGGCTTCCAGCACCCAGGACACGGGCAAGCTGCCAGTCAAGTGGACAGCCCCCGAGGCCCTGAGAGAGAAG AAATTCTCCACCAAGTCTGACGTGTGGAGTTTCGGGATCCTCCTCTGGGAAATCTACTCTTTCGGGCGAGTGCCTTATCCGAGAATT CCCCTGAAGGACGTTGTCCCGCGGGTGGAGAAGGGCTACAAGATGGACGCCCCCGATGGCTGCCCACCTGCAGTCTATGAGGTCATGAAGAACTGCTGGCACCTGGACGCCGCCATGCGGCCCTCCTTCCTGCAGCTCCGTGAGCAGCTGGAGCACATCAAAACCCACGAGCTGCACCTGTGA